One part of the Phragmites australis chromosome 3, lpPhrAust1.1, whole genome shotgun sequence genome encodes these proteins:
- the LOC133912109 gene encoding mitochondrial phosphate carrier protein 3, mitochondrial-like, which produces MGSRDKVGCSPAALPLDRVLATFAANAEQLGRRWEATVRGRCGEGARAAGGKEETKGADIAMHTPLFYATCALGGILSTGLTHLAVTPLDLVKCNMQVDPSKYRDISSGFGVLLQEQGLGGFFKGWMATLVGYSCQGACKFGFYEFFKKCYSDIAGPEHAEKLRTLIYLAASASAEVIADVALCPMEAVKVRVQTQPGFARCLTDGLPKIVQSEGAFGLYKGLLPLWGRQVPYTMMKFACFETIVEMVYKHAVPKPKDQCSKPLQLAVSFAGGYIAGVFCAAISHPADNLVSFLNNAQGATVADAVRTLGMWGLFTRGLPLRIIMVGTLTGAQWATYDAFKVFVGLPTSGGVNPSGAAAAALHQVDHEKQS; this is translated from the exons ATGGGGAGCCGCGACAAGGTCGGGTGCTCCCCGGCCGCGCTGCCCCTCGACCGCGTGCTGGCCACGTTCGCCGCCAACGCCGAGCAGCTCGGGAGGAGGTGGGAGGCCACCGTCCGCGGCCGATGCGGGGAGGGAGCTCGAGCTGCGGGCGGGAAAGAGGAGACGAAGGGGGCGGATATCGCGATGCACACGCCGCTGTTCTACGCCACCTGCGCCCTCGGCGGGATCCTCAGCACCGGCCTCACCCACCTCGCGGTCACGCCGCTCGACCTCGTCAAGTGCAACATGCAG GTGGATCCTAGCAAGTACAGGGACATCTCATCTGGCTTTGGTGTCCTTCTCCAAGAGCAAGGTCTTGGCGGGTTCTTCAAAGGCTGGATGGCCACGCTGGTTGGGTACAGCTGCCAGGGAGCCTGCAAGTTTGGGTTCTACGAGTTCTTCAAGAAGTGCTACTCCGACATTGCTGGCCCTGAGCATGCTGAAAAATTGAGGACTTTGATCTACCTTGCAGCTTCAGCGTCGGCTGAGGTGATTGCAGATGTAGCTCTCTGCCCCATGGAGGCTGTCAAGGTTCGAGTCCAGACACAGCCAGGATTTGCTCGATGCCTGACCGATGGACTTCCGAAGATTGTCCAATCTGAAGGTGCCTTTGG GCTTTACAAAGGACTTCTTCCTCTTTGGGGCCGCCAAGTTCCCT ACACTATGATGAAATTTGCTTGCTTTGAGACCATAGTTGAGATGGTATACAAGCATGCGGTACCAAAGCCGAAAGATCAATGCAGTAAGCCACTCCAGCTAGCAGTGAGCTTTGCTGGGGGGTATATTGCTGGAGTTTTCTGTGCTGCTATATCTCATCCTGCAGACAACCTGGTGTCTTTCCTCAACAATGCACAGGGAGCCACCGTGGCAGAT GCTGTACGAACCCTTGGAATGTGGGGCCTATTTACACGCGGCCTTCCTCTTCGTATTATTATGGTCGGTACTCTCACAGGAGCGCAATGGGCAACATACGATGCGTTTAAAGTCTTCGTTGGATT GCCAACATCTGGTGGAGTGAACCCTAgcggtgctgctgctgccgctttGCACCAAGTGGATCACGAAAAGCAGAGCTGA
- the LOC133912110 gene encoding uncharacterized protein LOC133912110 encodes MDREWGSKPGSGGAASAQNEAIDRRERLRRLALETIDLVKDPYFMRNHLGSYECKLCLTLHNNEGNYLAHTQGKRHQTNLAKRAAREAKDAPAQPQPNKRKLAPRKSVKIGRPGYTVTKQYDPDTKQHSFLFEIGYPEIEENSKPRHRFMSSYEQKVQTWDKRYQYLLFAAEPYETIGFKIPSTEIDKSVDKFFSYWDPDKKEYMLQLYFKARPTEANKPPGPPPAPGTLPNGTGGPGALPRPQGQVPPPPPQAPPPPPQAPPPAPMGMPPRIPPPPIGGAQPPPPPPPVANGPPRPMIPPPPNFTPGAPPPRPPMQGFPGQQQ; translated from the exons ATGGATCGCGAATGGGGCTCGAAgcccggcagcggcggcgccgcctccgCCCAGAACGAGGCCATCGACCGGCGGGAGCGCCTCCGCCGCCTGGCCCTGGAGACCATCGACCTCGTCAAGGACCCTTACTTCATGCGCAACCACCTTGGCAG CTACGAGTGCAAGCTATGCCTGACGCTGCACAACAACGAGGGGAACTACCTGGCGCACACGCAGGGGAAGCGGCACCAGACCAACCTCGCCAAGCGCGCCGCCCGCGAGGCCAAGGATGCGCCCGCGCAGCCCCAGCCCAACAAGCGCAAGCTCGCGCCCCGCAAGTCTG TTAAGATTGGCAGACCTGGGTATACAGTAACCAAACAATATGATCCTGACACGAAGCAGCACTCATTTCTTTTTGAG attggttaccctgAAATCGAAGAAAATAGCAAGCCAAGGCACCGTTTCATGTCATCATATGAACAG AAAGTCCAAACTTGGGATAAGAGATACCAATACCTACTTTTTGCAGCAGAACCTTACGAAACCATTGGATTCAAG ATACCAAGCACAGAGATTGACAAATCAGTGGATAAATTCTTCTCCTATTGGGATCCTGACAAGAAGGAGTACATG CTGCAGCTGTACTTCAAGGCAAGACCGACAGAAGCTAATAAACCACCAGGTCCACCACCAGCCCCTGGGACTTTGCCTAACGGGACTGGAGGTCCTGGTGCTCTGCCAAGGCCGCAGGGACAAGTTCCACCGCCCCCGCCGCAAGCTCCACCGCccccgcctcaggcacctcctcCTGCACCTATGGGAATGCCCCCTAGGATCCCTCCACCACCTATTGGGGGTGCTCaacctccgccgcctcctccacctgTTGCAAATGGTCCTCCACGCCCAATGATTCCACCGCCACCTAACTTCACTCCTGGAGCACCCCCACCGCGTCCTCCAATGCAAGGTTTTCCTGGGCAACAGCAGTAG
- the LOC133910977 gene encoding protein STRICTOSIDINE SYNTHASE-LIKE 13-like, producing MEEKRLQLRRGRDGIVQYPHLFFVALVAADPFPLSPLAGIDYWPVKHELAPYREVMGRWPRDNASRFRRGRLEFVGQVFGPESIEFDREGRGPYAGLADGRVVPWMGEETGWETFAVMNPGWSEKVCANGVNSTTRKQHDKEQFCGRPLGLRFHRETGDLYVVDAYYGLMVIGQSGSVVTSLAREAGGDPIRFANDLDIHRNGSVFFTDTCMRYSRKDHLNILLEGEGTGRLLRYDPETSAVHVVLKGLVFPNGVQISEDQQFLLFSETTNCRIMRYWLEGPRTGEFEVFAHLPGFPDNVRSNGKGQFWVAIDCCRTLGQEVFAKRPWLRTVCFKFPMTLTMLTKRAATRMHTVLALLDGEGNVVEVLEDRGREVMKLMSEVREVGRKLWIGTVAHNHIATIPYPLD from the exons ATGGAAGAGAAGAGGCTCCAGCTACGGCGAGGCCGCGATGGCATCGTGCAATACCCGCACCTCTTCTTCGTGGCCCTGGTCGCCGCGGACCCATTCCCCCTCAGCCCGCTGGCCGGGATCGACTACTGGCCGGTGAAGCACGAGCTCGCGCCGTACAGGGAGGTCATGGGCAGATGGCCCAGGGACAACGCCAGCCGGTTCAGGCGCGGCAGGCTGGAGTTCGTCGGCCAGGTGTTCGGGCCGGAGTCCATCGAATTCGACCGCGAGGGACGCGGGCCGTACGCCGGCCTCGCCGACGGCCGCGTCGTGCCGTGGATGGGCGAGGAGACCGGGTGGGAGACGTTTGCCGTTATGAATCCTGGTTG GTCAGAGAAAGTTTGTGCCAATGGAGTGAACTCAACAACGAGAAAGCAGCACGACAAGGAGCAGTTCTGCGGCCGGCCGCTCGGGCTGAGATTCCACAGGGAGACCGGCGATCTCTACGTCGTCGACGCTTACTACGGGCTCatggtcatcggccagagcggcAGCGTGGTGACCTCCCTCGCGAGGGAAGCCGGCGGGGACCCGATCAGGTTTGCGAACGACCTCGACATCCACAGGAACGGCTCCGTGTTCTTCACCGACACTTGCATGAGATACAGCAGAAA GGACCACTTGAACATCCTGCTGGAAGGAGAAGGCACCGGGAGGCTGCTCAGATATGACCCAGAAACAAGTGCTGTCCATGTTGTGCTCAAGGGGTTGGTCTTCCCGAACGGCGTCCAGATCTCAGAGGACCAACAGTTTCTTCTCTTCTCCGAGACAACAAACTGcag GATAATGAGGTACTGGCTGGAAGGCCCACGAACGGGGGAGTTCGAGGTCTTCGCGCACCTGCCGGGCTTCCCGGACAACGTGCGCTCGAACGGCAAGGGGCAGTTCTGGGTGGCGATCGACTGCTGCCGGACGCTGGGGCAGGAGGTGTTCGCCAAGCGGCCGTGGCTCCGGACCGTATGCTTCAAGTTCCCCATGACGCTGACGATGCTCACGAAGAGGGCCGCCACGAGGATGCACACCGTCCTCGCGCTCCTCGACGGCGAGGGCAACGTCGTGGAGGTGCTCGAGGACCGGGGGCGCGAGGTGATGAAGCTGATGAGCGAGGTGCGGGAGGTGGGCCGGAAGCTGTGGATCGGGACCGTGGCGCACAACCACATCGCCACGATCCCCTACCCCTTGGACTAG